TACtgcttttaatattatattgcaTGCTTGCTTGAATATTATCTGctatatttctctcttcttcttcatctcctttctttttccttttgccCACTTGGGCCGGTTACCGGTTATTGAGTGAAAAGTCCTACACCCGGACTTGAGGAAAACTTAGGACATAACGGTGGATCATTGTTGACCttcctgacgtatggctcgtaaGGTTGGCATGATACCCCACCTAGAGTAGATTCTCTTGACGATGTCGGTTctcctgacgtatggctcgcaGGACCGATGTTTTCTTGTGGGGTCCGTGACTCTAGGAACCTTTTTAATTAACCTAGAACCCAAAACGTGTTACTAGGAACCTTTGTAGATGAGATTTATCTATGATTCTAGAACCCGTGTTAAACCTAGAACAAACATGTGAGAATGGGATGGGTTGCAGGTAACTCTGAGCCGTTGGCCTTCCAAATTTACACCTAATATGTTCTGGTTCGCCCGATCTACTACATGACATAATATTTTCATCCATGCATTCATGACAATAGTCATACATATACATTTTGGTTTTCAAGGAACTAAATAGACACTAGTTACATAAGCATAAGGTTTTTAAATCATGGGAagtaaaagtttgaatttttcttatatcCCGAAACACTTATGATAACTATGTGTCTACGATTCCCTTAAACTAAAATggctaaaaaaaagaaataaagaattttGCATGCATTTTCATTCATAAATTGCATCTCATTCCATTCGTTCTATAACCAGTCATATTCCCGACGCCAGTATTGGACAAGAAACGTCACCAAACAAGTCATGGAGAATTGGCAAGACCAGCACGATGCCTTGAAAGGCGAGGTGGCACAATTGACTGAAAAGTTGGACAAGGCTCTTGAGTTGTTGATTAATCTGAATAAACCAGCACAACCAGTTGTGGTTGAAACATCGGTTCCTGCACCCCAAGGAGGAACTTCAGCAGTAAACACAGTTTGTCCAACTTTTGGTTTACCCGTTGGGCATACTCCTCAGAATCAGGCTGAAATTCAACAGTCTCCTCAGAATACCCAGACTAGGGTCCCTCTGAACCAACAAGGTTTTGTTTCACAACAAGAGAATCTGGATGATCCCAGAAATGCTTATCAGAGTCCAGGGTTATTTGATGATGTGCCAAAGGTTAATTCTAATGTTCCTCAGCTGGAGGAAGCTCATCAGAAATTCAAGGCTATTGAAGACCGTCTAAGTATGATGGAAGGAGGTGATTCCCTAGACTTTGCCAATATGTGTCTAGTTCCAGACTTGGTGCTCCCGCCAAAATTTAAGGTCCCTGACTTTGAGAAGTATAAAGGCATCAGCTGTCCAAAGAATCATCTGATTATGTATAGCCGGAAGATGGCCTCCTTTGCTAGTGACGACAAGCTCATGATGCATTGCTTCCAAGATAGCCTCACCGGGGCATCACTCAACTGGTACATGCAGCTGGAAGGGAACCGAATCCTGTCATGGCGAgatttggcaaatgctttcATTAAACAGTACCAATACAACATTGACATGGCTCCGGATCGTACTCAGTTACAAAACATGTCCCAAAAGGAGGGTGAGCCGTTCAGGGTTTATGCTCAACGTTGGAGAGAATTGGCTGCGCAAGTACGTCCTCCACTCTTAGAAGCTGAACTAGTGGACATATTCACTAACACTTTGCAAGGGGCATATTTTGAAAGAATGGTCGGAAGTGTTTCGTCTAACTTTTCAGATCTGGTGAAGATAGGAGAGAGGATTGAAATCGGGATTAAGAGCGGTAAGATCCAAACCAATTTGGGTAACCATAATACCTCGAAGGAGCCTGCAAACAGTTTCGTCAAGAAAGAAGAGGGGGAAACCAATGTTGTTACTCACAAGGGGAGAGTTCTTAAGCCAATCCCAATGCCTTACAGCCAGCTCTTACCATATTTGGTGCACAATGGGATGGTAACCCCAAGGGCCACAAAGCCAAGAACCGCGCCATTCCCTGCGTGGTACAATCCTCAAGCCAAGTGCGAATATCATGCTGGGACAGAAGGTCATTCGGTAGATAACTGTCAGTCCTTCAAGAACAAGGTTCAAGATCTGGTGACTAAGAAATTGTTGACCTTCAAAGAGGGAGAGCCAAACATACAAGACAATCCGTTGCCCGGCCATGCGGACCCATCTATGGATGCCAGTTGACAAGCTTAAGGGCTAATTATCGTTAGACTGTTCTCATGTTTGTAATTCTCCTATTTGCAAGAGTTTGATTTGTGTTTAAACTTGTTTATTCGCAATAGTAATCAAAAATGGAATAATAATGCATGTTTTGAATTAATCTTTTCATGTTCattcacttttttcttcttctccacaaaagcaataattatatatttcactcatttcatttctttcattatcaAATCTGTTTGAATAAAGATTGGAGGGAGGATGATGTAAAACGAAATAACCAAAATTGCTACAGTATGCTTTCGGATAAAACTTTGCTGATGATGTAAGGCATTGTTTCAATCCTCAAACACCGGAGAAATAAGGAAGATAATCCGTAGTCACCCCTGTTGAGCCTAGAAGTTGGTGTTTCTTTTCTATACGAAAAAACCCGCATTTTTAACCCGGGGCAGGGTAGTGTTCAGTTAATTCAACCATGCGTTCGAGTTTCAAGAGAAGAACATCTCATTCGAGGATCAATCACATTTCCTTCCTTGAACACATCACACAATCTCAAGGAAATAAAAGAGAGTCAAAAAGAGAATTTGTTTTCATCGACCTTTATCAAGGCAGTCACAATTCTccaacaaaaagaagaaagaaaagccCGCTAAGTCAAAACTCAAAATGACTTAGGCAAAAATTAGGGCATCCCGGTGGattaaaaactcaaaaatagtccaggcaaaaattagggattacaaacaaaaaagagTGTCACCAATGAAGTCAAAATCAtgtgaccaaaacaaaaagtaaGTGACTGTCACGTCAAAGAGCATCACTGACCTATAAGCCATCGTATCCTCACCATCACGTTTCCAAAATCTCTTGGAACTTGAGAGCATAGGTTGAATTAATTGAACGTAGGACTGAAGAACATCAAGGAGAATGGGTTGGgtttaaaatacaattttgagcCTCATATCCTTTTATTCAGAAACAGTGAACCAGGCCACGTTACAACCCTCAAAAGACCTAATTGAATCAAGGTTTATTTTGAAAGCATACAGTAGCAAGGTTGCGTTAACCTGACTCCCAATATCTTTTTGTTGATCATCAGTGTTGATATCATATTCTCGCACCCTCTTTCACAACATCTATCAATCTCATCTCAATCTTAATTTCAAAACTAGCATGCACATTGCATTAGAATTACAATTTTGAATAGACAGGTTTATCTGCAAATCAGCACTTAACAAAAAGGAAGTTTCAGCTATGAGCAGTCACCAAGTGATCATCAAGAAATTTGGTCCAATCTGGGGCAACTATCTCGGAACTTCAATTAACCAAGAGGGACATTCCCTAGAAGAGTCATTCAGTACGGAAAAAATGCTCAAGACCATATCATGGAAGCTGCATCAAAACCCAGGTGTTCAAGACCTAACAAACTAGCTCAAGATGTTCCTAATTAGGGGCAAACCACCTTAGGATCCTGACAATCAAGAGTGAACCCTTGTGACTAGGGGCACCTGAAGATCTCGTTGGTCCGGCCAAGAACATTTCAAGAATGGGTCAATCGGGGTTGCAACTCCAAACACCAGTTTGATCAAAGACATACCTCCTAGAAAAGGGGCACCAATGTTAGTAAGTTGACTAATCACTTCAAAGACCCAATTGACGGTGGCAAGACAGGTTACACAGGGGCAACTCCTCCTCATACCTTCAAGGCGGCCAAGCCAAATCTAGCATACATCCACAACTGTTGAGTCCGGAATTGGCGTCGGGATTATGTTGACACAACATCAGGCCACATTTCTACAAAAAGCCTTGAACATTCACCGGTTCTAAACCAATCCTCACCCACTACAGGGGCATTCATAGTAACATGAAAATCATGGCATTAACCatcttcatgcattaatcatGTCATTTCATTCTAGCAAATCGACATCACGCATTAATCATATGCCCCATACCACAAACTCAATAACCTCGAGACTAAACAGCAAAACAAGTATCCTCAAGCAaaagtccaattgttattggcgCACCTCaaaaatccaattgttattggtaccAAATCAAAgcccaatcgttattggcacccactcaaaagtccaatcgtCATTGGCACACCCAAAATCCAATTATTATTGGTACCCAGCAAAAGTCCAATCGTCATTGGCACACCCaaaatccaattgttattggtacccagcaaaaagtccaatcgttattggcaccaACTCAAAgcccaatcgttattggcacccactcaaaagtccaatcgtcattggcacacccaaaatccaattgttattggtaccCACTCTaagtccaatcgttattggcacccATCAAAATCCCATATTTACTAGCACTCCAAATATCGACTTTGCTGAACCTACTCAACCAATACGGTCATCACATGCACTAATCATGCATTTCACTTCATGCATTCATGCATCTTGTGCATATCATGAATCGAAAAATTCATGTGCATTAACTTTGTATCTTTAGGCATTAAAATATGCATAAACAATCATTGCATCATCCAAAGCATGCATGCATAAAAGCATATTCAAAGGTTTCTCCCCGCAGAGTACAACCTTCAGTCTTCAAGCACGAGCAAGGTGGAGTCACCTTTTCCCCAGCAAGTCTGAATTGAAAGATGTCCAGCTTTCTCCCCAGCAAGTCTTTTGTAGAATCCTCAGGCAAGATATCTTAAAAGGACATCCCCAGCAGGATCTCATAGAAGAGCATCTCTTCACCTCAAGAtcgaccttcagtgtgggcggctggataAGATAAAAAagagattgaccttcagtgtgggcggctgaataagatcaaaagtggattgaccttcagtgtgggcggctggataaaatcaaaacagaagattgaccttcagtgtgggcggctgaataagatcaaaagggattgaccttcagtgagggcggctgaataagatcaaaccaaggattgaccttcagtgtgggcggctgaataagatcaaaagaGATCGACCTTCAgcgtgggcggctgaataagatcaaaagtggattgaccttcagtgtgggcggctggataaaatcaaaacagaagattgaccttcagtgcgggcggctgaataagatcaaaagggattgaccttcagtgagggcggctgaataagatcaaaccaagatcgaccttcagtgtgggcggctggataAGATCAAAACagaagattgaccttcagtgtgagcggctgaataagatcaaaagaggattgaccttcagtgtgggcggctggataaaatcactttcaaagattgaccttcagtgtgggcggctgaataagatcaaaccaagtattgaccttcagtgtgggcggctgaataagatcgaATCATGGATCAGAgtattgaccttcagtgtgggcggctgaataaaatCAGAATCATTTCTACCTTTGGTATCCAGCTTTCAAGGGAAGTGGATCTCATTCCCTATCATCTTTGAACTCACTTTTCTCCTTGGAGCAAAATTAGGGCATTTGTATTTAATTACCTTGCACCACAAGAATATGAAGACAAATGTCATACACATTCATGGGTCCAAGATAATTAAATAGGGGCAGctgtcataccctaattttgtcctaccctttttttaaaaaaaattaattttcatcacttattttctattattattattattattattattattattattattattattatttattaatatttattattgtttttttttattttattaaaaaatcaaaaaaaaaaagtcaaagtgTCCAGGAGCAGCAAAGGTCAGGGACGCTTTTTTCCAGCCCAGaaatttttctttcctttcttctctttctcttcctGCAATACCACAGAAACAAAAGGAAAAGTTAAAACCTGCAACCTGCATCACCACCTCATGTCACAATCTCTCTAACTCTCAATTTTGTCTTTCCATCAGCaacaaaccctaatttttgGGTATATATAACAGGAGCCAGAGAAAAAAATGGGGAGGAGAAATtcagagaagaaaaaaaaccaaaaaaacacattttttcatcatttttttcatttttcgaAATCACACCAAACACCTTCTaaacttcaattttctttcacTAATCCCTTCTAACACATACCAGTAGCGAAGCACACAAGGAAAAAACGAAGGAAAACCGTTGAGAGAAGCTTACTCAAACTCCAAAATTGCAAAGAAAAGAGTGAGTTCTAACTCATCTAAGCAAGCTTCAAAACAAGTTAGTTTCTAAACGTTTTTTACTCATGAGTACCCactgaagcttttccaaccTTTAATTTTGTCTAAATCGCACAAATGtagattttcaaatttttgggGTTTAAAAGTTTCGAACTTTTTTTGAGATATAAacatcttttaaaaaatataagtttatattcatgatCTACGTGAAAAACCGAGCAAACCgatgtattatttttaaatttttgacgAAGAATTGATGATGTTGTGTTGGAGCCGAGAGCTTCAATGAAGCTTCAATGGcttctttttgttcttcatcGTGAGGTTGAAGGAGATGgggttgaagacgatgacgtgtCAGCACGTCATTGGCTCCccctttattttaaaacataaccgtttgattttattttaaagatccAAGGGCTGAGATCTGTTATGTGATTTTTAAATCACAGCCacatgatttaatcaaaaggcTCAGATCCATGACGTCTACTGTGCACCTCTGTTATCATGCCACACTGGATTATTTTTCtgcttattttttgtttggacgAATTAGAGATTGGGCTGGGCCTGGTATTGCAGATTGCTATTGCTTCACCCCCCAGAACCCATTTTCGCACCCCCAGTTACGttttgcttattttttagtgcttatttatataagtgcttattcaaataagagcttattcacataagtgcttatttagataagtgcttatcatttggaaatgattatttgagttgttgattaattagtcaattaattaaacacttgaTTAGGTGAGTAACCATtttaagttgtttgattaaaagtgtTTAAGTTACTAAGTGCTTAAAtggttaaacacttaaataagtgattattagttaagtgattaattaatcaaaacctctcaagcttattttaataagttcATATGCAATGTTTGGATTGTTTACTTGACTTAATACTTTCATCTGAAGTTTGTTTCTCAAAAACACTTCTTTACTTGAAAAACCCCATAATCAAATCATAATtggaatgaaaaagggttagtctgacgtatggctttctTTCTCTGAATGATTCgagaccctgacgtatggctcgtgacttgaATCATTCTCATTCCCCAACGccaaaaaaacattaaaacacttcatcatccgctttatctttccttttgattttcttaaatcaaataaaagaacttaagcataattagagtgaaaaggggttagtctgacgtatggctttctTCCCCGGATAAttcgaggccctgacgtatggctcgtgactcggATTATCCTCATTCTCGGACGTTTTCATTAAAACTCCTAAAATCAACACAACACACTCAAACCTTTTCTCTGCCCACGcgcgcagtaaaagtaaaaccctTTTCACAAAACGGGTGACGTTTTTGTCCTTTCTCCGTAACACAAACAACGCTTAAGCCTCCGccgtgcgagcatacaagcagcgtttaaatacgagaatgcgacCTTCTCCGTAATACAAACCACGCTTAAGCCTCCgaagtgcgagcatacaagcagcgtctaactacgagaatgcgacttagacgtcatgcgtctaaaagcaaccaacccacaaacattttttaccctgaactacgaaaccctgattttcccattgcacctgggaatacgtaggagcaggattcaacatcttgtcgggcaccataataaaaaacaaaaccttttTCCCCGCATTcataataacataaataataataaaaacaaactttttctatcgatgaagcaagaaacgagtaatcaagcaaacattaaaaaacacattaaagcaaacaaacatttccctctaaaaggttcccgttgagtacaacggatgtgaggggtgctaataccttcccctcgcataaccaactcccgaacccTTTTTTCTCTACCCCcaaggttttctcgatattttcctttccttttttgggataaataaaattcggtggcgactctgttCCTTTTCGAGTGTTCACACTCGACGAGTATTTTTCGCGCCGCGACACATATGTCAGGACAGGTCAAACCTTGTGCTAGAGTGAACAGACTAGTTAGGGAAAGTATGATGAAACTTCTACTTGATGCAAAAGCGAAAAGAAACGATTCAGTTAATTTTTATGATGGGAAGAccatatattaattttgattattaatttttctttcttttttttttgcagcgAAGACCATATATTTATATGGAGACAAATATGATGTTGCTTTTCAAAGTCAAAATTGCAACTTAGTGCATTTATCTATTTGTGATGTATTAATTGTATTAGGATTTGCATAAACAATTATGAATGTTATTTATGTTAATGTTTCTTCCATTCGAGTCAAGTTATATTATTCATAAATAAGACACAATgtcttaaaaatgaattaaaattgacatagaattataagtaaaagatatataaggaATTACAATCATTATAGTactttttttgtgtttgtgcgaataaaaaattatttcacgcTGCAACGGCCGCAATTGCATCGCAGTGTTTGCATTAGCCGCAATCGCAACACCtgcaaccgcaaccgcatccacgaccgcaaccgcaatttaaaaccttggttgTTACATTAAGAAGTTTAATAACATTGTTAATGACTGTTATGACTTTTTCAAGTCAATTAGTGGTATGGATTCAAAACCTTCTTCACTAATATCCTTTGAATTGTACATTTTAATCCGTTCTAGTTTCATCAtgattttcatattttcatattcattTCAGATCTCGAAGAGTATAAGGGAAAGGCTAGGTTTTTGTATGGAGAGTCCATGGGTGGAGCAGTTAGTCTACTTTTGCATCAAAAAGACCCTTCTTTTTGGGACGGTGCCGTTCTTGTCGCACCCATGTGTAAGGTACGTACAATGtgtataatgtttttttacactgacggtatatatgaattaaattcatattttaaaaaattcagcGATTACAATTGATTGACAGCGTAAAACATATTTAAGTTAGCAATACctatcaattaaatccatatACTTTATGTTTAGGAAAATTAATCAATCAATTCATTAGTAGCATACAAATAGTACATGAGCAAATTGTCTATAAACTTGATTAATTTGTgtagttattatattattttgccAGATATCAGAGAAGGTGAAGCCACACCAAATTGTGATCAACATACTGACTAAAGTAGAAGATATCATACCAAAGTGGAAGATTGTTCCTACAAAGGATGTCATCAATTTAGCCTTCAAAGATCCAGCCAAAAGAGAAAGGGTAAGGAAGGTTTTTTCTCCTTAATTTCTTATAAATATGTAATGTTTCTTTATAGTTTATACTCTAAAATTGAGGCATTCTTAAAATGACTTGAAACTTAATGGATAGTGTTGGATTTATCTGATATGTATCTTCCTCTGACAATGGTTGCAGATAAGGAAAAACAAGTTGATTTACCAGGACAAACCCAGGTTAAAAACAGCTCTAGAAATGTTAAGAACCAGCATGAATCTTGAAGACACCTTATACAAGGTGGTTTATCAATGCATTTTTTATTCAACATAATACTTAAAGTATTTATACAccgacttatttgaacttatctactaTTATAGGCTCTTTTGAGACTATCTGGAAGAGTTTATAGGAACAACTTATAACAtgtttataagctgttttcaacttatctccattaattttatatgatagcttatgaaatcAACTTATGACTTGAATTAGAacaattttatcattttgttacagaaatagtttatacataaacacttacaatgataagcgcttaattaagtgTATCTTTTGGTTTATAAATGTAATTACTTTTTGGCTGAATTTTGAACAGGCAACCATGCCATTTTTTGTAATGCATGGAGAAACAGATACAGTGACAGATCCAGAAGTAAGTAGAGCATTATATGAGAGAGCCAGTAGCAAAGACAAGACAGTTAAATTGTACCCTGGTATGTGGCATGGTTTAACATCCGGTGAGCCTGATGACAACATTGAAAAAGTCTTTGAAGACATCATAACATGGCTTGACAAACACGCCAACAATAATGCTGCTGCTTATGAGACTTCACAAACAATTGAGACTTGTGACATGGAGAATTTGACACCAGTTGTATCATCAGCAAAGACTTTGAAGGAGACACAAAGGCGAAAATTCTATCTTTGTGGGTTGAGAGGAAGTCGTTTGTTACATCACTCGGCAACATAGGCGGTAATAATCACACTGTTGTGGTAGGGACTATGACAACGATATATATAGCAGTGTAGTGTGTAAGGAACACTCACTTTAATATTCACTTTTCAACATTCACGCTCTTATTAGGTGAAATTCATGTGGGTTCCATCACTTTGAAAATGAATCCACATAAATTGGCCAGAACTCACATGATATCATCTAATAGAAGTGTGCGTGTAAGAGAGTGTCAAAGTAAGTGTTTGATCAGAACGTACTATTCCTATACTGTTTTACTGTGGACCTCTCAAATTTTCactgtgttatttacttttcaTCTTCTGCTTCTGTGACTGTGACTTTAGTGATCCAAATTGTTTACAAAAGTAAAGCAAAGCTCCGCAATGCAATGCTCCAAATTTTCactgtgttatttacttttttcAACTTTATTTTTGGCCCCTATTGAAACAATAAGTCAATATAATAGATTGTTAGGTAGGCATGTTAAAGATCTTCCATGCAGAAATTATCCTACAACTCTAGAAGAATTTAAGTACCAAGTATTTTATAGGTATGAAATATTAAGAGAGAAAGTGATAATCATCTCTGGCAGTGGCAAACAATATAGCAATCAAGGCCAATAACTAAATTTGAGAGTCATGCGTTAGATGAGATATGGTttaaaaatgtgtttataagtgagacgTATAAATAAACTAACTATATAGTGTTAAGTTATAACCAActcaaatttaattataattagggCCTAATGTTGAAGGGGAAGAAAAGGAAACCATGTTGAGCTGATATACTATTTTTTGGCTATGAAGGACAAACCACAATCCTTTATCTTCTAAGGTACATACTATATAATAGATTCTAATATTTGGTACATAAATTCTTGGTAAAACAACAAATTAGAATTACACACAAAAACACAAGTACACACTACACACAAtaattgaaattataatattgttttttgaCTCTCTAAACTTATCTACTCTCATAATTTCATTAGAATGCCAATTGAAGCAATAATCCCAACCAAAAGTACTACAAGTATTATAAGAATGAATAAATGACTTCTTTTATCTCCAAATAAACCTTATTCATTGAATTTTTAATCATACATGTCGGTTTAGCATCACAATTAATTTTAAACTGGCTCAACTTCAAGTCTCAATCCTATTGATATTTCAATCATTAATTAGCTTATTGTTTGGTGAGAAAATTAGTCAAATTCATTTTCAACCTAGAATAACTAGAGAAGTGATACTATTTAATAAGAGCTCTCTTTAGTCACATAATTTGAAAGTGTAATAAATCTTGCCTCCAAAATAGTAATGGGGAGGTGGAGTCGGCTCATCATTTATTCATCTCTTGCAGTTtctttggttctctttgggTTTTAGTGTGCACGTGGATTGACATTCCTTTGACGGACTTTAGTATTATCCGGgatcattttgttcattttacATCATCAGCTGGTGGATCTCGAGCACGCTGGTCTTTTTTGCAGCTCGTTTGGCTTGTCAGCGTTTGGGTTATATGGACGGAAAGAAACCACagattgttcagaggctcaaCTAGCACTTCACATCAgttattggacaagatcaagttaTTTTCTTATAGGTGGTTAAAGTCGAAGAATATTACTTTggctttaaactaccatagttggtggtctagtcattTGTTATGTTTGGGTCTTGTATGATTTtgatctttatatttttcttttctgtctATCTTTGTAAACTCTGGTAGTCCAttttggcacaccttgtgctgaggtgactattttttagttaatatatatatatatatatatatctcattttagcttcttcaaaaaaaaaattttgccTCCAAAATAGATTTATACATTGCCTTATTATTATCAAGTGACAATATTGTCATTAAAttcatgaaacaaaacaaataaagaatAAGGGAATAGTTTTGTGATCTTAGCTCGGTTAATAGGGTTATTGATATACATAAGCTGAGGTTTGATACTCAACTTTTTCGCGTCAAAGATAAAATTCTAATCACTATGTTACTTGacgaaagaaaaaaagaataagGGGGCATTAAAAGATGatctagacaaaaaaaaaagataaaatgaaaagATAAGATAATTGGACAACTTAAAGACCATTTTtactttgataattttttatttttgtctaaaaCTCTCCGGTTTGTTAACACATCCGTCAGTCCTTTAATCTTTTTGTAGTATCTCTCAACCAATTCACAACTCTTACAGatacaacaaaata
This genomic interval from Trifolium pratense cultivar HEN17-A07 linkage group LG6, ARS_RC_1.1, whole genome shotgun sequence contains the following:
- the LOC123891170 gene encoding uncharacterized protein LOC123891170, producing the protein MENWQDQHDALKGEVAQLTEKLDKALELLINLNKPAQPVVVETSVPAPQGGTSAVNTVCPTFGLPVGHTPQNQAEIQQSPQNTQTRVPLNQQGFVSQQENLDDPRNAYQSPGLFDDVPKVNSNVPQLEEAHQKFKAIEDRLSMMEGGDSLDFANMCLVPDLVLPPKFKVPDFEKYKGISCPKNHLIMYSRKMASFASDDKLMMHCFQDSLTGASLNWYMQLEGNRILSWRDLANAFIKQYQYNIDMAPDRTQLQNMSQKEGEPFRVYAQRWRELAAQVRPPLLEAELVDIFTNTLQGAYFERMVGSVSSNFSDLVKIGERIEIGIKSGKIQTNLGNHNTSKEPANSFVKKEEGETNVVTHKGRVLKPIPMPYSQLLPYLVHNGMVTPRATKPRTAPFPAWYNPQAKCEYHAGTEGHSVDNCQSFKNKVQDLVTKKLLTFKEGEPNIQDNPLPGHADPSMDAS
- the LOC123891171 gene encoding caffeoylshikimate esterase-like translates to MMGNSKNNMVIIIHIVVLFSICLAVANSAEFNFPAVFNLGDSNSDTGELSVGLGFQLVLPYGQNYFKTPSGRACDGRLIVDFLKCGVRLACAKYAVYGIDYEGHGRSEGVRCYIKKFNNIVNDCYDFFKSISDLEEYKGKARFLYGESMGGAVSLLLHQKDPSFWDGAVLVAPMCKISEKVKPHQIVINILTKVEDIIPKWKIVPTKDVINLAFKDPAKRERIRKNKLIYQDKPRLKTALEMLRTSMNLEDTLYKATMPFFVMHGETDTVTDPEVSRALYERASSKDKTVKLYPGMWHGLTSGEPDDNIEKVFEDIITWLDKHANNNAAAYETSQTIETCDMENLTPVVSSAKTLKETQRRKFYLCGLRGSRLLHHSAT